Proteins from a genomic interval of Rosa chinensis cultivar Old Blush chromosome 2, RchiOBHm-V2, whole genome shotgun sequence:
- the LOC112189307 gene encoding 40S ribosomal protein S2-2-like yields MDERGGSATGERGGFGRRIGGFKVFVIVGDNKSHVGHGVKCSKEVVTAICGPIIVAKLWVIPVMRGYKIGKPHTMHCKVTGKCGYVIVRMVLAPCGSGVPICCVGIMIELFKVKEKQRELAENANGKSLVKKQSSGELQSMQMT; encoded by the exons ATGGATGAAAGAGGAGGCAGTGCCACTGGCGAGCGTGGAGGCTTCGGCCGCAGAATCGGAGGCTTCAAGGTCTTTGTCATCGTCGGTGACAACAAAAGCCACGTCGGACACGGCGTCAAGTGCAGCAAGGAGGTTGTTACTGCTATTTGTGGACCCATTATTGTGGCTAAGCTATGGGTGATTCCTGTGATGAGGGGATACAAGATCGGAAAGCCCCACACCATGCATTGCAAGGTCACCGGAAAGTGTGGCTATGTTATCGTGAGGATGGTGCTTGCTCCTTGTGGTTCTGGTGTTCCAATTTGCTG TGTAGGAATAATGATTGAGCTATTTAAAGTAAAGGAAAAGCAGAGGGAGCTTGCTGAAAATGCCAATGGAAAGTCACTGGTTAAGAAGCAAAGTTCTGGAGAATTACAAAG CATGCAAATGACATGA
- the LOC112185361 gene encoding uncharacterized protein LOC112185361 isoform X2 codes for MASLAAPISNKVKKIWDDWNLRSFIILSLSLQTFLILFAPLRKRTSSKWLIVPIWLAYLLADWSANFAIGLIASSQTNTDQGSPENGNLLAFWAPFLLLHLGGPDTIIAIAMEDNALWPRHLLGLIFQVVAAAYVFGMQFSNQNKLLWPTLLLFVPALVKYGERTRALYLASLESLKETILAVPEPGPDYAKYMDEYSSRKAAHLPIKIEIEEGRSSDSKNVTYRLGEGDVIDNITLVEGAHHLFQISMGLIIDLVFDYHQRKESRAYFIKLESGDAFTSIATELNFMYEALYTKAYVVHSKRGYLLRATSFIAVCIAFVFFYRIEKHGFHSFDVGITYSLLFGAIALDSVALSMLILSDWTIAIVYKFCKKSRAVTDLMKKYLEFKRSWGPTTTPKCLERTRKILFRRWCESISGFSFIDYSLRECGRSVRLRPGDRFGLVYLYHRFIRFLGHRYLQIIRFFGLKYLRDEMKYRSSKRLEEILWKFIFEELESKSEVVDDPKIGREICSSQGDWVLLKKYEKHPEYKNLLACFVDVTYDRRVLLWHIATEICYYSVDTGTGAGIGQKRFRDTVAEANKFFKKRGLGSDVKLGEGKLREACCKLLDVDTGVKPVDVKGNRSKSVLFDACILARQLMKFEDKKKWELISSVWVELLSYAASHCRAHSHAQLLTKGGELVTFVWLLMARFGIEEDIQVLEVQARVKLIMNKQPDDFKNNWRTD; via the exons ATGGCTTCATTAGCCGCTCCTATTTCTAACAAGGTAAAGAAGATCTGGGATGACTGGAATCTCCGGAGCTTCATCATATTAAGTCTCTCATTGCAGACCTTCTTAATTCTCTTTGCACCCTTGAGAAAGAGAACATCGAGCAAATGGCTAATCGTGCCCATCTGGTTAGCCTACTTGCTCGCTGACTGGTCTGCTAACTTTGCTATCGGACTAATTGCAAGCAGCCAAACGAACACTGATCAAGGTTCCCCAGAGAATGGTAATCTCTTGGCATTCTGGGCTCCCTTTCTTCTTTTGCACCTTGGTGGTCCAGACACCATAATTGCAATTGCTATGGAAGACAATGCGTTGTGGCCAAGGCACTTGCTTGGTCTCATATTCCAGGTTGTAGCTGCAGCGTACGTCTTCGGTATGCAGTTCTCTAACCAAAACAAGCTGCTGTGGCCAACACTCTTACTGTTTGTACCAGCACTTGTCAAGTACGGTGAGCGAACACGTGCTTTATATCTTGCCAGCTTGGAAAGTCTCAAGGAAACCATACTTGCGGTACCGGAACCTGGACCGGATTATGCAAAGTACATGGATGAGTACTCCTCAAGAAAAGCTGCCCATCTTccaattaaaatagaaattgaagaaGGTCGTAGCTCAGATTCTAAGAATGTGACTTACCGGCTGGGAGAAGGAGACGTCATTGATAATATTACACTAGTGGAGGGTGCTCATCACTTGTTTCAAATTTCCATGGGTCTTATTATAGATCTTGTGTTCGACTATCATCAGCGCAAAGAGAGCCGTGCCTATTTCATCAAATTAGAATCAGGAGatgcttttacatcaattgctACTGAGCTCAATTTTATGTATGAAGCTCTGTACACCAAAGCTTATGTGGTACATTCAAAACGGGGATACTTGTTGAGAGCTACATCCTTCATCGCCGTTTGCATAGCCTTTGTTTTCTTCtatagaatagagaaacatgGCTTCCacagctttgatgttggaatTACTTATTCCTTGCTTTTTGGTGCCATAGCTCTTGATTCAGTAGCTCTTTCGATGCTGATATTATCTGATTGGACGATCGCTATTGTATACAAGTTCTGCAAAAAGTCTCGTGCAGTCACTGATCTCATGAAGAAGTACCTGGAGTTCAAGAGATCATGGGGACCAACTACTACACCAAAGTGTCTAGAGCGGACCAGAAAGATTTTATTTCGAAGATGGTGTGAATCTATCTCGGGTTTCAGCTTCATAGATTATTCTCTCCGAGAATGTGGAAGATCAGTCCGACTCCGACCTGGGGACCGTTTTGGCCTTGTTTACCTGTACCATAGATTCATCAGATTCTTGGGCCACCGTTACCTTCAAATCATCAGATTCTTTGGCCTCAAGTATCTTCGAGATGAGATGAAGTATAGATCCAGCAAGAGACTTGAAGAGATTTTGTGGAAATTCATTTTTGAAGAGTTGGAAAGTAAATCCGAAGTTGTTGATGATCCCAAAATTGGTAGAGAAATATGTTCGTCCCAAGGGGATTGGGTTCTCCTAAAAAAGTATGAGAAGCATCCGGAGTACAAGAACTTGCTAGCATGCTTTGTTGATGTTACTTATGACCGACGCGTTCTGCTGTGGCATATTGCTACTGAGATCTGCTATTACAGTGTTGATACAGGCACTGGAG CGGGAATCGGACAAAAGAGATTTAGAGATACGGTTGCAGAAGCCAataaattctttaaaaaaaggGGATTGGGTTCCGATGTGAAACTAGGCGAGGGGAAACTACGCGAGGCTTGTTGCAAACTCCTAGATGTAGATACAGGAGTTAAACCAGTCGATGTCAAAGGGAATAGAAGTAAATCTGTTTTGTTTGATGCATGTATTTTGGCCAGGCAGCTGATGAAATTCGAAGACAAGAAGAAATGGGAATTAATAAGCTCGGTGTGGGTGGAATTGCTGTCATATGCTGCAAGTCATTGCAGAGCACATAGCCACGCGCAATTGCTGACTAAAGGTGGAGAGCTTGTCACTTTTGTTTGGTTACTGATGGCTCGCTTTGGCATTGAGGAGGACATCCAAGTACTGGAGGTCCAAGCAAGAGTAAAACTGATCATGAACAAGCAACCTGATGATTTCAAGAATAATTGGCGCACAGATTAA
- the LOC112185361 gene encoding uncharacterized protein LOC112185361 isoform X1: MASLAAPISNKVKKIWDDWNLRSFIILSLSLQTFLILFAPLRKRTSSKWLIVPIWLAYLLADWSANFAIGLIASSQTNTDQGSPENGNLLAFWAPFLLLHLGGPDTIIAIAMEDNALWPRHLLGLIFQVVAAAYVFGMQFSNQNKLLWPTLLLFVPALVKYGERTRALYLASLESLKETILAVPEPGPDYAKYMDEYSSRKAAHLPIKIEIEEGRSSDSKNVTYRLGEGDVIDNITLVEGAHHLFQISMGLIIDLVFDYHQRKESRAYFIKLESGDAFTSIATELNFMYEALYTKAYVVHSKRGYLLRATSFIAVCIAFVFFYRIEKHGFHSFDVGITYSLLFGAIALDSVALSMLILSDWTIAIVYKFCKKSRAVTDLMKKYLEFKRSWGPTTTPKCLERTRKILFRRWCESISGFSFIDYSLRECGRSVRLRPGDRFGLVYLYHRFIRFLGHRYLQIIRFFGLKYLRDEMKYRSSKRLEEILWKFIFEELESKSEVVDDPKIGREICSSQGDWVLLKKYEKHPEYKNLLACFVDVTYDRRVLLWHIATEICYYSVDTGTGGDNRKYSKTLSDYMLYLLIMQPALMSSVAGIGQKRFRDTVAEANKFFKKRGLGSDVKLGEGKLREACCKLLDVDTGVKPVDVKGNRSKSVLFDACILARQLMKFEDKKKWELISSVWVELLSYAASHCRAHSHAQLLTKGGELVTFVWLLMARFGIEEDIQVLEVQARVKLIMNKQPDDFKNNWRTD, encoded by the coding sequence ATGGCTTCATTAGCCGCTCCTATTTCTAACAAGGTAAAGAAGATCTGGGATGACTGGAATCTCCGGAGCTTCATCATATTAAGTCTCTCATTGCAGACCTTCTTAATTCTCTTTGCACCCTTGAGAAAGAGAACATCGAGCAAATGGCTAATCGTGCCCATCTGGTTAGCCTACTTGCTCGCTGACTGGTCTGCTAACTTTGCTATCGGACTAATTGCAAGCAGCCAAACGAACACTGATCAAGGTTCCCCAGAGAATGGTAATCTCTTGGCATTCTGGGCTCCCTTTCTTCTTTTGCACCTTGGTGGTCCAGACACCATAATTGCAATTGCTATGGAAGACAATGCGTTGTGGCCAAGGCACTTGCTTGGTCTCATATTCCAGGTTGTAGCTGCAGCGTACGTCTTCGGTATGCAGTTCTCTAACCAAAACAAGCTGCTGTGGCCAACACTCTTACTGTTTGTACCAGCACTTGTCAAGTACGGTGAGCGAACACGTGCTTTATATCTTGCCAGCTTGGAAAGTCTCAAGGAAACCATACTTGCGGTACCGGAACCTGGACCGGATTATGCAAAGTACATGGATGAGTACTCCTCAAGAAAAGCTGCCCATCTTccaattaaaatagaaattgaagaaGGTCGTAGCTCAGATTCTAAGAATGTGACTTACCGGCTGGGAGAAGGAGACGTCATTGATAATATTACACTAGTGGAGGGTGCTCATCACTTGTTTCAAATTTCCATGGGTCTTATTATAGATCTTGTGTTCGACTATCATCAGCGCAAAGAGAGCCGTGCCTATTTCATCAAATTAGAATCAGGAGatgcttttacatcaattgctACTGAGCTCAATTTTATGTATGAAGCTCTGTACACCAAAGCTTATGTGGTACATTCAAAACGGGGATACTTGTTGAGAGCTACATCCTTCATCGCCGTTTGCATAGCCTTTGTTTTCTTCtatagaatagagaaacatgGCTTCCacagctttgatgttggaatTACTTATTCCTTGCTTTTTGGTGCCATAGCTCTTGATTCAGTAGCTCTTTCGATGCTGATATTATCTGATTGGACGATCGCTATTGTATACAAGTTCTGCAAAAAGTCTCGTGCAGTCACTGATCTCATGAAGAAGTACCTGGAGTTCAAGAGATCATGGGGACCAACTACTACACCAAAGTGTCTAGAGCGGACCAGAAAGATTTTATTTCGAAGATGGTGTGAATCTATCTCGGGTTTCAGCTTCATAGATTATTCTCTCCGAGAATGTGGAAGATCAGTCCGACTCCGACCTGGGGACCGTTTTGGCCTTGTTTACCTGTACCATAGATTCATCAGATTCTTGGGCCACCGTTACCTTCAAATCATCAGATTCTTTGGCCTCAAGTATCTTCGAGATGAGATGAAGTATAGATCCAGCAAGAGACTTGAAGAGATTTTGTGGAAATTCATTTTTGAAGAGTTGGAAAGTAAATCCGAAGTTGTTGATGATCCCAAAATTGGTAGAGAAATATGTTCGTCCCAAGGGGATTGGGTTCTCCTAAAAAAGTATGAGAAGCATCCGGAGTACAAGAACTTGCTAGCATGCTTTGTTGATGTTACTTATGACCGACGCGTTCTGCTGTGGCATATTGCTACTGAGATCTGCTATTACAGTGTTGATACAGGCACTGGAGGTGATAATCGTAAATACAGTAAGACGTTGTCTGATTATATGCTATATCTCTTAATAATGCAGCCTGCTTTGATGTCCTCTGTAGCGGGAATCGGACAAAAGAGATTTAGAGATACGGTTGCAGAAGCCAataaattctttaaaaaaaggGGATTGGGTTCCGATGTGAAACTAGGCGAGGGGAAACTACGCGAGGCTTGTTGCAAACTCCTAGATGTAGATACAGGAGTTAAACCAGTCGATGTCAAAGGGAATAGAAGTAAATCTGTTTTGTTTGATGCATGTATTTTGGCCAGGCAGCTGATGAAATTCGAAGACAAGAAGAAATGGGAATTAATAAGCTCGGTGTGGGTGGAATTGCTGTCATATGCTGCAAGTCATTGCAGAGCACATAGCCACGCGCAATTGCTGACTAAAGGTGGAGAGCTTGTCACTTTTGTTTGGTTACTGATGGCTCGCTTTGGCATTGAGGAGGACATCCAAGTACTGGAGGTCCAAGCAAGAGTAAAACTGATCATGAACAAGCAACCTGATGATTTCAAGAATAATTGGCGCACAGATTAA